In one Pseudomonas fitomaticsae genomic region, the following are encoded:
- a CDS encoding AraC family transcriptional regulator, with protein MYSSPTRQTLILRSDNMASDDFGALFSRMFGNRYGDTPPPPKDIIIGGVYGRYEGVSFRRMHYRGDFSVTFPEPFDEITFVIPTAGKIVFNHEDVGLSDVGLAIDKADLRSMRFIDNHAQHGMSISRAALTERLSSLLGRPIVHKLHFEPRVDLKSPAFQGIRALIDLATGAEFGLLLNAGSLMPSRLREMLVDAVLEAWPHNFSQALRRPEALIAPRHVKQAIEYIQAHPESAVSGTDLAQLANVSLRALQEGFRRFAGTSIVGYQRQVRLERAYETLRQGTSPSVTEVALRLGFSNVGRFSQYFQSAYGVSPAEVRKGLR; from the coding sequence GTGTACTCAAGCCCGACGCGCCAGACCCTCATCCTGCGATCCGACAACATGGCCAGCGACGACTTCGGCGCCCTGTTCTCGCGAATGTTCGGCAACCGATATGGCGACACCCCGCCACCGCCCAAGGACATCATCATCGGTGGCGTTTACGGGCGGTACGAAGGCGTGAGTTTCCGGCGCATGCATTACCGGGGCGATTTCAGCGTCACGTTTCCCGAGCCGTTCGACGAAATCACCTTCGTCATTCCCACCGCCGGCAAGATCGTTTTCAACCATGAAGACGTGGGGCTGAGCGATGTGGGGCTGGCCATCGACAAGGCGGACTTGCGTTCGATGCGCTTTATCGACAATCACGCCCAGCACGGCATGTCGATCAGCCGCGCAGCGCTCACCGAACGCTTGTCGTCGCTGTTGGGCCGACCGATCGTGCACAAGCTGCATTTCGAGCCGAGGGTGGATCTGAAAAGCCCGGCGTTTCAGGGCATTCGCGCGCTGATCGATCTGGCCACCGGCGCGGAGTTCGGTCTGCTGTTGAACGCCGGCTCCCTGATGCCGTCGCGGCTGCGGGAGATGCTGGTGGACGCCGTGCTGGAGGCCTGGCCGCACAATTTCAGTCAGGCGCTGCGTCGACCCGAGGCGCTGATTGCGCCACGGCATGTGAAGCAGGCCATCGAGTACATTCAGGCGCACCCCGAGAGCGCGGTCAGCGGGACGGATCTGGCGCAGTTGGCGAATGTCAGCCTGCGTGCGTTGCAGGAGGGCTTTCGGCGATTTGCCGGGACGTCGATTGTCGGGTATCAGCGGCAGGTACGGCTGGAACGCGCCTACGAGACGTTGCGTCAGGGCACTTCGCCGTCGGTGACCGAAGTGGCGCTGCGATTGGGCTTCAGCAATGTCGGGCGCTTCAGCCAGTATTTCCAGAGTGCCTACGGCGTGAGCCCGGCCGAGGTACGAAAAGGACTGCGCTGA
- a CDS encoding MFS transporter has product MAVLDSTSTGNAPNHSISREERKVIFASSLGTVFEWYDFYLYGSLAAIIAKHFFAGVNETTAFIFALLAFAAGFAVRPFGAVVFGRLGDMIGRKHTFLITIVIMGVSTAIVGFLPGYATIGVAAPIILITLRLLQGLALGGEYGGAATYVAEHAPKGKRGFFTSWIQTTATLGLFLSLLVILACRTALGTEAFEAWGWRIPFLLSILLLIVSVYIRLQLSESPVFMKMKAEGKASKAPLTESFARWDNLKIVIMALLGGTAGQAVVWYTGQFYALFFLLQTLKIDPQTANLLIAGSLLIGTPFFVIFGSLSDRIGRKGIIMAGCILAAVTYFPIFHALTQYGNPDVFVAQEKNPVKVIANPDQCSFQFDPVGKAKFTSSCDLAKTILAKRAIPYENVVAEPGTVAQVRIGDKVIESFEGTAMPAADFKTRNDAFTASLGTALKEAGYPEKADPAKTNYPMVLLLLTVLVIYVTMVYGPIAAWLVELFPARIRYTSMSLPYHIGNGWFGGFLPTVAFAMVAATGDIYYGLWYPIVIAVMTAILGIFFLPETKDRDIHHS; this is encoded by the coding sequence ATGGCAGTACTCGACAGCACCTCCACCGGCAACGCGCCCAACCACAGCATCAGCCGCGAGGAGCGCAAGGTGATTTTTGCGTCGTCCCTCGGCACGGTGTTCGAGTGGTACGACTTTTACCTTTACGGCTCACTCGCCGCGATCATCGCCAAGCACTTCTTCGCCGGGGTGAACGAGACCACGGCGTTCATCTTCGCCCTGCTCGCCTTCGCCGCCGGTTTTGCGGTACGGCCGTTTGGGGCAGTGGTGTTCGGGCGGTTGGGTGACATGATCGGGCGCAAGCACACGTTTCTGATCACGATTGTGATCATGGGTGTGTCGACGGCGATTGTGGGGTTCCTGCCCGGTTACGCGACGATCGGGGTCGCGGCGCCGATCATTCTGATTACCCTGCGGCTGCTGCAAGGCCTGGCGCTGGGCGGTGAGTACGGCGGCGCGGCGACGTATGTGGCCGAGCATGCGCCGAAGGGCAAACGCGGGTTCTTCACCTCGTGGATTCAAACCACTGCAACCCTGGGGCTGTTTCTGTCGCTGCTGGTGATTCTGGCCTGCCGTACGGCGCTGGGCACCGAGGCGTTCGAGGCCTGGGGCTGGAGGATTCCGTTCCTGCTGTCGATCCTGCTGCTGATCGTGTCGGTGTACATCCGCCTGCAACTGAGCGAGTCGCCGGTGTTCATGAAGATGAAGGCCGAAGGCAAGGCGTCGAAAGCGCCGCTGACCGAATCCTTCGCCCGTTGGGACAACCTGAAAATCGTGATCATGGCCCTGCTCGGCGGTACCGCCGGGCAAGCGGTGGTCTGGTACACCGGGCAGTTCTACGCGCTGTTTTTCCTGCTGCAAACCCTGAAGATCGACCCGCAGACCGCCAACCTGCTGATCGCCGGTTCACTGCTGATCGGTACGCCGTTCTTCGTGATTTTCGGCAGCCTGTCCGACCGCATCGGGCGCAAGGGCATCATCATGGCCGGGTGCATTCTGGCGGCGGTCACCTACTTCCCGATCTTCCACGCGCTGACCCAGTACGGTAACCCCGACGTGTTCGTCGCCCAGGAGAAGAACCCGGTCAAGGTGATCGCCAACCCCGACCAGTGCTCGTTTCAGTTCGATCCGGTGGGCAAGGCCAAATTCACCAGTTCCTGCGACCTGGCGAAAACCATCCTGGCCAAACGGGCGATCCCTTACGAAAACGTGGTAGCGGAACCGGGCACCGTGGCTCAGGTGCGCATTGGCGACAAGGTCATCGAAAGCTTCGAAGGCACCGCCATGCCGGCCGCCGACTTCAAGACCCGCAACGACGCCTTCACCGCCAGCCTCGGCACCGCGCTGAAAGAAGCCGGGTATCCGGAAAAGGCTGATCCGGCCAAGACCAATTACCCGATGGTCTTGCTCCTGCTGACCGTGCTGGTGATCTACGTGACCATGGTCTACGGCCCGATTGCGGCATGGCTGGTCGAGCTGTTCCCGGCGCGCATCCGCTACACCTCGATGTCGCTGCCGTACCACATCGGTAACGGCTGGTTCGGCGGGTTCCTGCCGACCGTGGCGTTTGCGATGGTCGCGGCCACCGGGGATATCTACTACGGCTTGTGGTACCCGATTGTCATCGCGGTGATGACGGCGATTCTCGGCATTTTCTTCTTGCCGGAAACCAAGGACCGGGACATTCATCACAGTTGA
- a CDS encoding 14-3-3 family protein: MVMDDREYLVQKAKLAEQAERYEDMAEAMKKVKELGSELSTEERSLLAIAQKKSAVVPR, encoded by the coding sequence ATGGTGATGGATGATAGAGAGTATCTTGTGCAGAAAGCGAAATTGGCAGAGCAAGCTGAGCGTTATGAAGATATGGCTGAAGCCATGAAAAAAGTCAAAGAGCTTGGTAGTGAACTCAGTACTGAAGAAAGGAGCCTTCTTGCTATTGCGCAGAAAAAGAGTGCCGTAGTTCCTCGATAA
- a CDS encoding IS4 family transposase, with product MDRRRQILQHQQQRFRRHASNCDAYAFFNLLTAPELLQRVESALPEHRERLYPPTETLSMFLAQAMSADRSCQNAVNDFSIKRSCSGMKPNSARTGAFCKARQRLPVEMVSTLVRHSGSSISDQAPPSWRWMGRPVRLVDGTTVSMPDTAANQGAYPQSRGQKVGLGFPLCRVVGLVCLSSGAVLDAALGRFRGKGGDEQTLLRSMLGTLKTGDILLGDAYYATYFLLCELQRRGIDGVFEQYGARRRSTDFRLGQSLGSEDHLIELKKPERRPPWMSQTHYEQAPERLIVRELKTGGKTLVTTLHCPKQTPKTALKSLYKGRWHVELDLRNLKATLGLGRLSCKTPGMAVKELWVYLLAHNLIRMLMTQSALLADCLPRELSFKHSLQLWLALRQYGSPEDEDGLANLLMLIAQRRVGNRPGRIEPRAIKRRPQAYPLLTKSRRSARAEVRKNGHAKHVK from the coding sequence ATGGATCGTAGACGCCAAATTCTCCAGCATCAACAGCAACGTTTTCGCCGCCACGCTTCGAATTGTGATGCCTATGCTTTTTTCAACCTGCTCACGGCTCCCGAGTTGCTGCAGCGCGTTGAGTCAGCACTGCCAGAGCATCGGGAGCGCTTGTATCCGCCAACGGAAACTCTGTCGATGTTCCTGGCTCAAGCGATGAGTGCCGATCGCTCCTGCCAGAATGCCGTCAACGATTTCTCCATCAAGCGATCCTGTAGCGGCATGAAACCCAATAGCGCTCGCACGGGCGCCTTCTGTAAAGCCCGACAACGCTTGCCGGTAGAAATGGTATCCACGTTGGTTCGACATTCCGGTTCGTCTATCAGTGATCAGGCGCCGCCTTCGTGGCGATGGATGGGGCGACCTGTACGCCTTGTCGACGGGACAACCGTCTCGATGCCCGATACGGCTGCGAATCAGGGGGCCTATCCGCAATCTCGCGGGCAGAAAGTTGGCCTTGGTTTTCCGTTGTGTCGAGTGGTGGGCCTCGTTTGCCTCTCCAGTGGCGCCGTTTTAGATGCCGCACTTGGACGTTTCCGAGGTAAGGGCGGCGACGAACAGACGCTGCTCAGATCAATGCTCGGCACGTTGAAAACAGGCGACATCTTGTTGGGCGACGCTTACTACGCGACCTATTTTCTGCTGTGCGAGTTGCAGCGACGAGGTATCGATGGCGTGTTCGAACAATATGGCGCTCGACGGCGCAGCACGGACTTTCGTCTGGGCCAAAGTCTCGGTTCGGAAGACCACTTGATCGAATTGAAAAAGCCCGAAAGAAGGCCGCCCTGGATGAGTCAAACACATTACGAACAGGCCCCTGAAAGGCTGATAGTGCGAGAGTTGAAGACTGGCGGAAAAACGTTGGTGACCACCTTGCATTGCCCGAAGCAGACACCCAAAACAGCTCTCAAATCGCTGTACAAGGGGCGATGGCATGTCGAGTTGGACTTGCGAAATCTCAAGGCCACACTGGGCCTTGGAAGGTTGAGCTGCAAAACCCCGGGCATGGCGGTCAAGGAGTTATGGGTCTATCTGTTGGCCCACAATCTGATCCGAATGCTCATGACCCAATCGGCTCTGTTAGCGGACTGCTTGCCTCGCGAACTGAGCTTCAAACACAGCCTTCAGCTATGGCTGGCGCTACGACAATATGGGAGTCCTGAAGACGAGGATGGTCTGGCGAACTTACTGATGCTGATAGCGCAAAGACGCGTTGGAAATCGACCTGGTCGTATCGAACCGCGAGCCATAAAACGAAGACCTCAGGCCTACCCCTTGCTGACCAAGTCACGTCGGTCAGCAAGGGCTGAGGTCAGGAAAAACGGGCATGCTAAACATGTTAAGTAA
- a CDS encoding DUF6124 family protein translates to MFKATPNPPVTEPASITDPTSPYECPDSKKFNEAANRAVDYHLGPMTAHMMAAPYSPNRLYQANPASNNESLLADAVETLGSANVMLHNFADLLQGPHRKTAQGIAQVVMLAELAVNRVLDKVVPTE, encoded by the coding sequence ATGTTCAAAGCAACGCCAAATCCCCCGGTCACCGAACCGGCCAGCATCACCGACCCAACCTCCCCCTACGAATGCCCTGATTCGAAGAAATTCAACGAAGCCGCCAACCGCGCCGTCGACTACCACCTCGGCCCGATGACAGCCCACATGATGGCCGCGCCCTACTCCCCCAACCGCCTCTACCAGGCCAACCCGGCCAGCAACAACGAATCCCTGCTCGCCGACGCCGTCGAAACCCTCGGCTCCGCCAACGTCATGCTGCACAACTTCGCCGACCTCCTTCAGGGGCCTCATCGCAAGACCGCGCAGGGTATTGCGCAGGTTGTGATGCTGGCGGAACTGGCGGTGAATCGGGTGTTGGATAAAGTCGTTCCGACGGAGTAA
- a CDS encoding RidA family protein — protein sequence MANQDITYTPDPDADSISSDVTEFNGILMSTQIPTRADGSLELGDVTAQSECTLQALKVALEKAGSSMERVLHLTIYLTDMADRAAFNEVYKRFFAKPWPVRAAVGVAALAVEGMKVEVTAMAAKA from the coding sequence ATGGCCAACCAAGACATCACCTACACACCGGATCCGGATGCAGACTCGATCTCTTCGGACGTGACCGAATTCAACGGCATCCTGATGTCGACCCAGATTCCGACCCGTGCCGACGGCAGCCTGGAACTGGGTGACGTCACCGCGCAAAGCGAATGCACGTTGCAGGCGCTGAAAGTGGCGCTGGAAAAGGCTGGCAGCTCGATGGAGCGCGTGCTGCACCTGACCATTTACCTGACCGACATGGCTGATCGCGCTGCGTTCAACGAGGTGTACAAGCGCTTCTTCGCCAAGCCATGGCCGGTGCGTGCGGCGGTTGGGGTGGCGGCGCTGGCGGTTGAAGGGATGAAGGTGGAAGTGACTGCAATGGCTGCCAAGGCCTGA
- a CDS encoding peptidase U32 family protein — protein sequence MSLPKHHLELLSPARDVAIAREAILHGADAVYIGGPSFGARHNACNEVSEIAELVEFARRYHARIFTTINTILHDNELEPARKLIHQLYDAGVDALIVQDLGVMELDIPPIELHASTQTDIRTLERAKFLDQAGFSQLVLARELNLKEIRAIADETDAAIEFFIHGALCVAFSGQCNISHAQTGRSANRGDCSQACRLPYTLKDEKGGVIAYEKHLLSMKDNNQSANIRALVEAGVRSFKIEGRYKDMGYVKNITAYYRQRLDDVLNDRPDLARASSGRTAHFFMPDPEKTFHRGSTDYFVSERKIDIGAFDSPTFTGLAVGTVEKVGKRDMQVITHEPLSNGDGLNVLVKREVVGFRANIAEAKGEFEEEGEKRYRYRVEPNEMPDGLYKLRPNHPLNRNLDHNWQQALLKTSAERRIGVSWLAKLREERLELTVTSEEGISASVALEGPFGVANKPEQALETLHDLLGQLGTTEYHATSIKLDAPQAFFIPNSQLKSLRREVIEALTAARVAAHPRGSRKAETTPPPVYPEAHLSFLANVYNQKARDFYHRHGVKLIDAAYEAHEEAGEVPVMITKHCLRFSFNLCPKQAKGVTGVKTKVAPMQLIHGDEVLTLKFDCKPCEMHVIGKMKGHILNLPQPGSVVGHISPEDLMKTIPRAPH from the coding sequence ATGTCCTTGCCCAAACATCACCTGGAACTGCTCAGCCCCGCCCGTGACGTGGCCATCGCCCGCGAGGCCATCCTGCATGGCGCCGACGCGGTGTACATCGGCGGCCCGAGCTTCGGTGCGCGCCACAACGCGTGCAACGAGGTGAGCGAAATTGCCGAACTGGTGGAATTTGCCCGTCGCTATCACGCGCGCATCTTCACCACCATCAACACCATCCTGCACGACAACGAACTGGAGCCGGCGCGCAAGCTGATCCATCAGTTGTACGACGCCGGCGTCGATGCGCTGATCGTCCAGGACCTGGGCGTGATGGAACTGGACATTCCACCCATCGAGCTGCACGCCAGCACCCAGACCGACATCCGCACCCTTGAGCGGGCGAAGTTCCTCGATCAGGCCGGTTTCTCGCAACTGGTACTGGCCCGTGAACTGAACCTCAAGGAAATCCGCGCGATCGCCGATGAAACCGATGCCGCCATCGAGTTCTTCATCCACGGCGCGTTGTGCGTGGCGTTTTCCGGTCAGTGCAACATTTCCCACGCGCAGACCGGGCGCAGCGCCAACCGGGGCGACTGCTCCCAGGCCTGCCGTCTGCCGTACACCCTGAAAGACGAAAAGGGTGGCGTGATCGCCTACGAAAAACACCTGCTGTCGATGAAGGACAACAACCAGAGCGCCAACATCCGCGCGTTGGTCGAGGCCGGTGTGCGTTCGTTCAAGATCGAAGGTCGCTACAAGGACATGGGCTATGTGAAGAACATCACCGCCTATTACCGCCAGCGCCTGGACGACGTGCTCAACGACCGTCCGGACCTGGCCCGCGCTTCCAGCGGCCGCACCGCGCATTTCTTCATGCCGGACCCGGAAAAGACCTTCCACCGGGGCAGCACCGACTACTTCGTCAGCGAGCGCAAGATTGACATCGGCGCGTTCGATTCGCCGACCTTCACCGGTCTGGCGGTGGGCACGGTCGAGAAAGTCGGCAAGCGTGACATGCAAGTGATCACCCACGAGCCGCTGTCCAACGGCGACGGCCTCAACGTGCTGGTCAAGCGCGAAGTGGTGGGTTTCCGCGCCAACATCGCCGAAGCCAAAGGCGAGTTCGAGGAAGAAGGCGAGAAGCGCTACCGCTACCGCGTCGAGCCGAACGAAATGCCGGACGGCCTGTACAAGCTGCGCCCGAACCATCCGCTGAACCGCAACCTCGACCACAACTGGCAGCAGGCCTTGCTCAAGACCTCTGCCGAGCGTCGTATCGGCGTGAGCTGGCTGGCGAAGCTGCGTGAAGAGCGTCTGGAACTGACCGTGACCAGCGAAGAGGGCATCAGCGCCAGCGTTGCGCTGGAAGGCCCATTCGGCGTCGCCAACAAACCGGAACAGGCGCTGGAAACCTTGCACGATCTGCTCGGTCAGCTCGGCACCACCGAGTACCACGCGACCTCGATCAAGCTGGATGCGCCGCAAGCGTTCTTCATCCCGAACTCGCAGCTCAAGTCGTTGCGCCGTGAAGTGATCGAAGCGCTGACCGCCGCCCGTGTTGCCGCCCACCCGCGCGGTTCGCGCAAGGCCGAGACCACGCCACCGCCGGTGTACCCGGAGGCGCATCTGTCGTTCCTGGCCAACGTCTACAACCAGAAGGCCCGCGACTTCTACCACCGTCACGGCGTGAAACTGATCGACGCCGCGTACGAGGCTCACGAAGAGGCGGGCGAAGTGCCGGTGATGATCACCAAGCACTGCCTGCGGTTCTCCTTCAACCTGTGCCCGAAACAGGCCAAAGGCGTGACCGGCGTGAAGACCAAAGTCGCGCCGATGCAGCTGATTCACGGCGATGAAGTGCTGACCCTGAAGTTCGATTGCAAACCGTGCGAGATGCACGTGATCGGCAAGATGAAGGGCCACATCCTGAATCTGCCGCAGCCGGGCAGTGTGGTGGGGCATATCAGCCCTGAGGATCTGATGAAGACGATCCCGCGCGCGCCGCACTGA
- a CDS encoding MFS transporter has translation MTPRLLAMALAPLLGLFIVALGNGFLSSLTTLRLGAAGESATMIGIVSSAYFAGLTLGAIFNDRLILRIGHIRAYSSFASLIAATILLQGLFYDTWGWVVLRLINGWATVGVFLVIESWLLLAGDAKIRGRLLALYMIVLYGAGVLGQAFLGKITGLGDTAPFMVAGMLATLSVLPIVILPRVSPLLEQVEPLKPRALLGVSPTGLVGCFGSGITIAAIYTLLPLYLQRIGLNVGEVGSMMAWTILGAMLLQYPVGRWSDRKDRLQVLTVLCAACTVLSLVIVLVPLSSAMLAAMLFLLGGGVFALYPVAVSHAADRAPVETLVPMIQGMLLINSLGSAMSPLLISPAMNAHGETGLFWAFALVNLAMVTFFFWRRGKRPVPANPAPFAAAATFSPTGAELRVTEDLRQAAQEHPPMVDALSGEAAPPTGSRYEVS, from the coding sequence ATGACACCGCGTTTGCTGGCCATGGCGCTGGCGCCCCTGCTCGGGCTATTCATTGTTGCCCTGGGCAACGGCTTTCTGTCTTCTTTGACCACCCTGCGCCTGGGCGCTGCCGGCGAATCGGCGACGATGATCGGCATCGTGTCCTCGGCCTATTTCGCCGGCCTGACGCTTGGCGCGATCTTCAATGACCGGCTGATCCTGCGCATCGGCCACATCCGCGCCTACAGCAGCTTCGCCTCGCTGATCGCCGCGACCATCCTGCTGCAAGGGCTGTTTTATGACACCTGGGGCTGGGTCGTGCTGCGCCTGATCAACGGCTGGGCCACGGTCGGTGTGTTTCTGGTGATCGAGAGCTGGCTGCTGCTGGCCGGTGACGCGAAGATTCGCGGCCGTCTGCTGGCGCTGTACATGATCGTTCTCTACGGCGCCGGGGTGCTGGGTCAGGCATTTTTGGGGAAAATCACCGGGCTCGGCGACACCGCGCCGTTCATGGTCGCCGGCATGCTGGCGACCCTGTCGGTGCTGCCGATCGTGATCCTGCCGCGCGTTTCTCCGTTGCTGGAACAGGTCGAACCGCTCAAGCCTCGGGCCTTGCTCGGCGTGTCGCCCACCGGGCTGGTCGGCTGCTTCGGCTCCGGCATCACCATCGCGGCGATCTACACCCTGCTGCCGCTGTACCTGCAACGCATCGGCCTCAACGTCGGCGAGGTCGGCAGCATGATGGCCTGGACGATCCTCGGCGCGATGCTCCTGCAATACCCGGTCGGGCGCTGGTCCGACCGCAAGGATCGCCTGCAAGTGCTGACTGTGCTGTGCGCCGCGTGCACCGTGCTGTCGCTGGTGATCGTGCTGGTGCCGCTGTCTTCGGCCATGCTCGCGGCGATGCTGTTCCTGCTGGGTGGCGGCGTGTTCGCGCTGTACCCGGTTGCGGTCAGCCACGCCGCTGACCGTGCGCCGGTCGAAACCCTGGTGCCGATGATTCAGGGCATGTTGCTGATCAACTCGCTGGGCTCGGCAATGAGCCCGCTGCTGATCTCCCCGGCGATGAACGCCCATGGCGAAACCGGCCTGTTCTGGGCCTTCGCGCTGGTCAACCTGGCCATGGTGACGTTCTTCTTCTGGCGCCGTGGCAAGCGTCCGGTGCCGGCCAATCCGGCGCCATTTGCGGCGGCAGCGACGTTCTCGCCAACCGGCGCCGAGCTGCGGGTGACCGAGGATCTGCGTCAGGCAGCGCAGGAACATCCGCCGATGGTCGATGCGTTGAGTGGCGAAGCGGCGCCGCCAACGGGATCGCGTTACGAAGTCAGTTGA
- the yddG gene encoding aromatic amino acid DMT transporter YddG, which yields MQIRGERAATACGLLAIVLWSTAAGLIRGVSEHFGPLGGAAMIYTLGAILLVMFLGRPRLRSTSTLYLLLGSGLFVAYEVCLALALGFASDRQQAIELGVVNYLWPCLTVVLAIFMNGQKTRWFIVPGSALALFGILWVVSGQGLSLPGIIANVNSNPLSYSLALACAITFALYCNVTRRYANGQSLVVLFFVLTAIVLWVKWGFSSERISAFTLGNSLELIATGIAMAGGYALWNIGILRGNLTLLATASYGAPVLSSAFAAMWLGVSLHVQFWQGAVLVTVGSLICWQATRQRQIS from the coding sequence ATGCAGATAAGAGGCGAGCGCGCCGCCACGGCGTGCGGGCTGTTGGCGATTGTGTTGTGGAGCACCGCCGCCGGGTTGATCAGGGGCGTCAGTGAACATTTCGGCCCTCTGGGCGGGGCCGCGATGATTTACACCCTGGGGGCGATCCTGCTGGTGATGTTTCTCGGGCGACCGCGTCTTCGTTCCACGTCAACACTCTATCTCCTGCTCGGCAGTGGGTTGTTTGTTGCCTATGAGGTGTGCCTGGCTTTGGCACTGGGGTTTGCCAGTGACCGGCAACAGGCGATCGAACTGGGCGTGGTCAATTACCTGTGGCCGTGCCTGACCGTGGTGCTGGCGATCTTCATGAACGGGCAGAAAACCCGCTGGTTCATCGTTCCCGGCAGTGCGCTCGCGCTGTTCGGCATCCTCTGGGTGGTCAGCGGTCAGGGTCTGTCGCTGCCGGGAATCATCGCCAACGTCAATTCCAACCCGCTGAGTTACAGCCTCGCGCTGGCCTGCGCGATCACGTTTGCGCTGTATTGCAACGTCACGCGCCGCTATGCCAACGGGCAGAGTCTGGTGGTGCTGTTTTTCGTGCTGACGGCCATTGTGTTGTGGGTGAAGTGGGGGTTCAGCAGTGAACGGATTTCTGCCTTCACTCTGGGCAATTCCCTCGAACTGATCGCCACCGGCATCGCCATGGCCGGCGGTTATGCGCTGTGGAACATCGGCATCCTGCGCGGCAACCTGACCTTGCTGGCCACCGCTTCCTACGGCGCGCCGGTGCTGTCGTCGGCATTTGCCGCCATGTGGCTGGGCGTCAGTCTGCACGTTCAGTTCTGGCAGGGCGCGGTGCTGGTGACCGTGGGTTCGCTGATCTGCTGGCAGGCGACGCGGCAACGTCAGATCTCCTGA
- a CDS encoding aromatic ring-hydroxylating oxygenase subunit alpha — MNNKDTVFDLIAQRKPWHSLPGALYKDESVYRQDLEQIWHKDWIFAGHTFEIAKPGQYFTLQIGDYPVAVVRGKDGEVRAFHNACRHRGAKICEHDHGKVAKMVCPYHKWTYELDGNLLYAGNMGQDFDKTQYNLKSVHCEIVNSYIYVCVAAKAPDFEGFRKAVSPFITPHYLDDCKVAFESTIIEKGNWKLVFENNRECYHCDGSHPELLKSFVDNLSVGGLSGEDDPQLTAYWNTCEKAGLPSRLVMDINGQYRMTRIPLSSGAVSYTMDGKPAVSGRLDKTAEPDIGALLYFHYPSTWNHFLGDHALSFRVLPISATETMVTTKWLVNSSAVEGVDYDIERLTKVWVATNDQDRTLVEGTQRGVTSPSYEPGPYSETAETGVCQFDDWYCATMMDRLKGPIALKSVG, encoded by the coding sequence ATGAACAATAAAGACACCGTGTTTGACCTGATCGCCCAGCGCAAACCCTGGCACTCATTGCCGGGTGCGCTCTACAAAGATGAAAGCGTCTACCGTCAGGATCTTGAACAGATCTGGCACAAGGACTGGATTTTCGCCGGGCACACCTTCGAAATTGCCAAACCCGGCCAGTACTTCACCCTGCAGATCGGCGATTACCCAGTGGCCGTGGTACGCGGCAAGGATGGCGAAGTCCGGGCGTTTCACAATGCCTGCCGCCATCGCGGCGCGAAGATCTGCGAACACGACCACGGCAAGGTCGCGAAGATGGTCTGCCCTTATCACAAGTGGACTTACGAGCTGGACGGCAACCTGCTGTACGCCGGCAACATGGGCCAGGATTTCGACAAGACTCAATACAACCTCAAGTCCGTGCATTGCGAGATCGTCAACAGCTACATCTATGTTTGCGTCGCCGCCAAGGCCCCGGATTTCGAAGGCTTTCGCAAAGCGGTCAGCCCGTTCATTACCCCGCATTACCTCGACGACTGCAAAGTGGCCTTTGAGTCGACCATCATCGAGAAAGGCAACTGGAAGCTGGTGTTCGAGAACAACCGTGAGTGCTACCACTGTGACGGCTCTCATCCCGAGTTGCTGAAGTCTTTCGTCGACAACCTGTCGGTGGGCGGCCTCAGCGGTGAAGACGATCCGCAATTGACGGCCTATTGGAACACCTGCGAGAAGGCCGGTTTGCCGAGCCGGCTGGTGATGGACATCAACGGCCAGTACCGCATGACCCGCATCCCTCTGTCCTCCGGAGCGGTCAGTTACACCATGGACGGCAAGCCCGCCGTGTCCGGGCGACTGGATAAAACCGCCGAACCGGACATCGGCGCCCTGCTGTATTTCCACTACCCGTCCACCTGGAACCACTTTCTCGGTGACCACGCACTGAGCTTCCGGGTGCTGCCGATCAGCGCCACCGAAACCATGGTCACCACCAAATGGCTGGTGAACAGCTCGGCCGTGGAAGGCGTGGATTACGACATCGAGCGTCTGACCAAAGTCTGGGTCGCCACCAACGATCAGGACCGCACATTGGTCGAAGGCACCCAGCGCGGAGTGACCTCTCCATCTTATGAACCGGGACCGTACTCGGAAACGGCGGAAACCGGCGTCTGCCAGTTCGACGACTGGTACTGCGCGACGATGATGGACCGGCTCAAGGGACCGATTGCGTTGAAATCGGTGGGCTGA